The region CCGCCCTCGCCCAACAGGCGCGCGGGGCGGCCCCAGCATTTGATGCGGACGTCGCGGGTGCGCGCCACCTCCTGCTCATAGGGGCTGGCTTTCATCTCGCCCTGGCCCCGGCGGTAGACGATGGTGACGTCTTCGGCCCCCAGCAGGCGGGCCTGGACGGCGACATCGATCGCGGTCATGCCGCCGCCGATGACCACGACATGGCGGCCGACCTCGAGGGCACCCAGGTCGTCGGCCTGGCGCAGGCGGGCGATGAAATCGACGGCATCGACGACACCGGCCAGGTCTTCGCCGGGAAGCCCGAGGCCGTTCACGCCGCCCAGGCCCACGCCTAAAAACACCGCGTCGAAATCGCCGCGCAATTCGTCGAGCGTGATATCCCGGCCCAGGCGCTTGCCGTGTTCCACCGCGATGCCGCCAACGCCCAAGATATAGTCGACCTCCCGCTGGGCGATGGCGTCGAGCGCCTTGTAGGCGGCGATGCCGTATTCGTTGAGGCCGCCCGATTTCTCCCGCGCCTCGAACACGGTCACGACATGGCCCATCACCGCCAGGGCATGGGCGCAGGCCAGGCCCGCCGGCCCGGCGCCGACCACGGCGACCCGCCGGCCCGTCGGCGCGCCTTGGGTGAAGAGCTGGCGGCCGTCGGCGAACAGGCGGTCGGTGGCGTGGCGCTGGAGCAGGCCGATGCGCACCGGCTGTTCCTCGGCCGGGCTGTTACGGACACAGGCCTCCTCGCACAATTGTTCGGTGGGGCAGACCCGGGCGCACATGGCGCCCATGATGTTCTGGGACAGGATGGTCTGGGCGGCGCCCAGGTCGTTGCCGGTCGAGATCTGGCGGATGAACAGCGGGATGTCGATCGAGGTGGGACAGGCCGTGGCACAGGGCGCGTCGTAGCAGAAGTAGCAGCGTTCGGCGTCGACGATCGCCTCATGGGCGCTCAAGGGCCGGTGCAGGTCGGGGAAGATGTCGCCGTGGTTGGTGCTCTTGGGACATGCGCCCTGCACCCCGCTGGTCCCTGCCATGGTCACCCCTCCACTGCGTGGAAAACCTCGCCCCGTACCGTTCCTGAATTTCCCCGTTTGTCGAAGCTGATCAAAACCTGACCGTTTGGTCAAGATCCGATGATCGGAAAGACGAAATTAATTTGCCCCATTCCCGCGTCCCTATTCCAGTAACCGTTTGGGGTGCATGCCGTTGACCATGCCGATGAAGGGCGGGTGGATGCTGTAGCCGATCATGCGCAGGATGTTTTCCGGCAACTGCCGGCCACCTCCCTGGAGACCCCCAGGGTGTAGTTTTCCTGCTGGCGCAGCCACGGCTGGCAATACTGGCTGGTCACCGCCAAGCGCGGCTTGTCCGTCGCATTGGCGCCGCCGCCATGCCACAGGGTGCCCATGAACAGGACGACGGAACCCGCCGGCATCACGCAGGGGATCGTGTCTTCACGCCGCGGCTCGCGGTCGTCGCCCCATAGGTGGCTGCGCGGGATGACGACGGTGGCGCCGTTGTCGGCCGTGAATTCGTCGATCGCCCAGATCGTCGCCATGCCCAGCGGCGGGCGGGGGCGCGGTGCCAGATAGAAACTGTCGTCGGTGTGCAGCATCTGTGCCGCCTCGCCAGGCAGGATGTTGATCGCTTGCGTCTGCGACAGCAGGTAGTTGGGTGCCAGCATCCGGTCCATCAGGGCCAGCACGCGGGGATGCTCGATCAGGCCGTTCAGGGCCATGGTCTTGGACAGCACGTCGTAGAGGCGCTGGGTCTTCATCCCCTCGAAATTGTTGCGGCCGGTCAGGCGCAGCAGCGGATCGACCGCGGCGCGGATCCGGTCCAGGGCCTCGGCATCGAGCAGGCCGCGGAGGATGACATAGCCTTCGGCCTTCAGATGGGCGAAGTCGGCGTCGACCTGCAGCGGATCGAGTCCGCCCAATCCCTCGGTCGGGGTGGCGCGGTAGCGGCCGGCGATGTCGCCCGCCAGGTCCTTGTAGCTGTTGATATTGCGCATGGCTTCACCCCTTGAAGGACGACAGGCCGAAATCGCCGAAGGGCTCGTCGCGCTCGCGTACCGCCTGGCGGAACCCCGCCTCCGCCGCCCGCTGCTGGAAGGCATAGCCTTCCTTGGTGTGGCGGGTGATGCCATCGAACACCGTGCCCAGCACCTGGGTGCCGGCCAGGCCCTGGCCGGTGATGGTCTGGTTGACCAGCAGCTTCATCATCATGAGCTGGTTGACGGGCATGCGCGCCACCCGCGCGACCAGGATCTCGAAGCGTTCGTCCAGCTTGTCGGGCGGCGCGGATTCGATCGCCAGGCCCCATTCCCTGGCCTCCTTGCCCGACAGGCAGTCGCCGGTGAAGAGCAGGCGCTTGGCCTTCTCGATGCCGATCCGGTAGGCCCAGACCGAGGTGGTGGGCGAGCCCCAGACGCGGGCCGGCGGGTAGCCGATCTTGGCATCGTCGGCGATCACCAGTAGGTCGGAGCACAGCGCCATGTCGGTGCCGCCGGCGACGCAGAAGCCGTGGACCTTGCATAAGGTCGGCTTGTCGCTGTGGAACAGGCTCATGAAGCCGCGGACGTTCCGGCTCATCATGGCGTAGTCGACCATGGGGTCCCACACCCCGTCCGGGCGGTGGTTTTCCATGGTGACCAGGGGATCGATAGGGGAGCCGGTGGGCACCGTGCTCAGCCGCGCGGGATCCAGCATGGTCTCGG is a window of Oleomonas cavernae DNA encoding:
- a CDS encoding phytanoyl-CoA dioxygenase family protein, whose protein sequence is MRNINSYKDLAGDIAGRYRATPTEGLGGLDPLQVDADFAHLKAEGYVILRGLLDAEALDRIRAAVDPLLRLTGRNNFEGMKTQRLYDVLSKTMALNGLIEHPRVLALMDRMLAPNYLLSQTQAINILPGEAAQMLHTDDSFYLAPRPRPPLGMATIWAIDEFTADNGATVVIPRSHLWGDDREPRREDTIPCVMPAGSVVLFMGTLWHGGGANATDKPRLAVTSQYCQPWLRQQENYTLGVSREVAGSCRKTSCA
- a CDS encoding crotonase/enoyl-CoA hydratase family protein, translating into METLNTMTYERTGRVARITLNRPARGNGITLELPRELAACVERANLDPEVHVIALSGNGSGFCGGYDLVESAETMLDPARLSTVPTGSPIDPLVTMENHRPDGVWDPMVDYAMMSRNVRGFMSLFHSDKPTLCKVHGFCVAGGTDMALCSDLLVIADDAKIGYPPARVWGSPTTSVWAYRIGIEKAKRLLFTGDCLSGKEAREWGLAIESAPPDKLDERFEILVARVARMPVNQLMMMKLLVNQTITGQGLAGTQVLGTVFDGITRHTKEGYAFQQRAAEAGFRQAVRERDEPFGDFGLSSFKG
- a CDS encoding NAD(P)-dependent oxidoreductase gives rise to the protein MAGTSGVQGACPKSTNHGDIFPDLHRPLSAHEAIVDAERCYFCYDAPCATACPTSIDIPLFIRQISTGNDLGAAQTILSQNIMGAMCARVCPTEQLCEEACVRNSPAEEQPVRIGLLQRHATDRLFADGRQLFTQGAPTGRRVAVVGAGPAGLACAHALAVMGHVVTVFEAREKSGGLNEYGIAAYKALDAIAQREVDYILGVGGIAVEHGKRLGRDITLDELRGDFDAVFLGVGLGGVNGLGLPGEDLAGVVDAVDFIARLRQADDLGALEVGRHVVVIGGGMTAIDVAVQARLLGAEDVTIVYRRGQGEMKASPYEQEVARTRDVRIKCWGRPARLLGEGGKVTGVEFEYTRDAGGRLAGTGEFFTLGADQVFKAVGQAFLRDEAATLALDSGRIKVDATRATSLPGVFAGGDCIAGGQDLTVAAVEDGKVAARAIDQYLRA